A genomic window from Flavobacterium phycosphaerae includes:
- a CDS encoding citrate synthase gives MSKTAILEFDGTKYEFPVIVGSENEAAIDIEKLRALTGAITLDPGYKNSGSCESEITFLDGEEGILRYRGYAIEDLAEKAGFLEVSYLVIFGELPTKAQLEQFENDIRKYTLVNEEMKNIIDGFPKTAHPMGVLSSLTSALTAFNPKVVNVENEKEMYEAVCKTMGKFLVIATWTYRKMMGYPLNYYDNTIGYVDNFMQLMFKLPTGPYQANPVVVDALDKLFILHADHEQNCSTSTVRIVGSSHAGLFASISAGVSALWGPLHGGANQAVLEMLEAIQKDGGDSAKYMAKAKDKDDPFRLMGFGHRVYKNFDPRARIIKKAADEVLKNLGVDDPILRIAKELEEAALVDDYFVSRKLYPNVDFYSGIIYRALGIPTDMFTVMFAIGRLPGWIAQWKEMRINKEPIGRPRQVYTGYPLREFKAMDKR, from the coding sequence ATGTCTAAAACAGCAATATTAGAATTTGATGGCACTAAATATGAGTTTCCGGTAATTGTAGGAAGTGAGAATGAAGCCGCTATCGATATCGAAAAACTACGCGCTTTAACCGGTGCGATTACTCTGGATCCGGGGTATAAAAACTCAGGTTCTTGTGAAAGCGAAATCACTTTTCTTGATGGAGAAGAGGGAATTCTTCGCTACCGTGGCTATGCCATCGAGGACTTAGCCGAAAAAGCAGGTTTTCTGGAAGTTTCTTATTTAGTGATTTTTGGAGAATTGCCAACCAAAGCTCAATTGGAACAGTTTGAAAATGATATCCGCAAATACACTTTGGTTAATGAAGAAATGAAAAACATCATTGATGGTTTTCCTAAAACAGCTCATCCGATGGGCGTTTTGTCTTCGCTTACCAGTGCGTTAACCGCATTCAACCCAAAAGTGGTTAATGTAGAAAACGAAAAAGAAATGTATGAAGCCGTATGCAAAACCATGGGTAAATTCTTGGTGATTGCTACTTGGACGTACAGAAAAATGATGGGCTATCCTTTAAATTATTATGATAATACTATTGGGTATGTTGACAATTTTATGCAGTTGATGTTTAAATTGCCAACCGGACCTTACCAAGCCAATCCTGTTGTGGTTGATGCTTTAGATAAATTATTTATCCTTCATGCCGATCACGAACAAAACTGTTCGACGTCAACGGTGAGAATTGTAGGTTCGTCACACGCCGGATTATTTGCTTCTATTTCTGCCGGAGTTTCGGCACTATGGGGGCCATTGCATGGTGGTGCCAATCAAGCAGTATTAGAAATGTTGGAAGCGATTCAAAAAGATGGTGGCGATTCAGCAAAATATATGGCTAAAGCCAAAGATAAAGACGATCCGTTCCGTTTGATGGGCTTCGGACACCGAGTGTATAAAAACTTCGATCCAAGAGCGAGAATTATCAAGAAAGCGGCTGATGAGGTTTTGAAAAATCTTGGTGTTGATGATCCAATTTTAAGAATTGCAAAAGAATTAGAAGAAGCGGCATTAGTAGACGACTATTTCGTATCAAGAAAATTATATCCTAATGTTGATTTCTATTCAGGAATCATCTACCGCGCCTTAGGGATACCAACAGATATGTTTACCGTAATGTTTGCCATAGGCCGTTTGCCGGGTTGGATTGCTCAATGGAAAGAAATGCGTATCAACAAAGAGCCAATCGGAAGACCAAGACAGGTTTATACCGGATATCCTTTGAGAGAATTCAAAGCCATGGATAAAAGATAA